GACCCCGGGTCGGAGAACCCGGGCCCGAATGCGAACTTCACCTTCGAGTACATCGATAGCTCCTCGGTCCTCGTCGTCACCCACGAGCGGGGCGACAACTTCACGGCGGGCAACCTCACGTTCCGGAGCGGCGAGACGGCGGTGCGGTGGAGCGCGCTCGCCAACTCGGATGCCAACCGGACGGTTTCACCGGGGGCGACCGTCCAGCTCAGCCGCCGCAACGCCTACGGCAACCCGGTCAACCCGAAC
The window above is part of the Halosimplex rubrum genome. Proteins encoded here:
- a CDS encoding type IV pilin; amino-acid sequence: MTGGDGRHERFERGGRGESDRGVSEFAGVAILIAITLLVTGSVGLFVLVDPGSENPGPNANFTFEYIDSSSVLVVTHERGDNFTAGNLTFRSGETAVRWSALANSDANRTVSPGATVQLSRRNAYGNPVNPNDRIAVVYAPPVGNETVLDNWNGTG